In the Treponema maltophilum ATCC 51939 genome, GCCGGAAAATGCATTTTAAGATTTTTTACTTCAAGCAGGTTTTGCATCGCTGTTCTCCTCTACTGTCGCTATTGTCGCGGCCTTATTCGGCTTTTTTATCGGCATACAGCCAGCAAGACGCGCAATGTCCGCCGCCGAAATCTTTAAGCGGCGGGTACTTTTTTTTGCATATGTCCATCGCCTTGCTGCAGCGCGGAAAGAAGGGGCAGCACGGCGGAAGGTCTATAACGTTCGGCGGCTGTCCCGGTATCGAATACAATCGTTCGGTATTCTCTTTGTCGAGGCGGGGAACGGATTGAATAAGACCGCACGTGTACGGATGCTTGGGGTTTTTGAAAATGTCTTCGGTGTTGCCGCGCTCCACAATGCGCCCCGCATACATAACGCAGATGGTATTGCACATGCCGGCGACGACGCCCAGCGAGTGGGTTATCATAATGACGGCCGTTCCCAAACGCTTCGAAAGATCCTGCATAAGTTCGAGAATCTGCGCTTGAATCGTTACGTCGAGCGCGGAAGTCGGTTCGTCGGCGATAAGGATTTCAGGATTACACGAAAGTCCCATCGCAATCATAACGCGCTGCCTCATGCCGCCTGAAAACTGGTGCGGGTAATTGTCTATGCGCTTTTCGGGGGCGGGAATACCGGCCAGTTTGAGCATTTCTATCGCCTTCAATTTTGCTTCTTTTTTATTCAAACCTTGATGCAAAACAATGGTTTCCGTCATTTGTGTGGAAATGCGCAAAAACGGATTCAAGCTGGTCATCGGGTCTTGGAAGATCATCGATATTTTGTTCCCGCGAATTTTTTGAATTTGCTTTTCGTTCAACTTGAGCAAGTCTTCGCCGTGGAAGAACACTTCGCCGCCGACAATTTTTCCGGGCGGGTCGGGGATCAGGTTCATAATCGAAAGGTTTGTAACGCTTTTTCCCGATCCCGATTCGCCGACGATTCCCATCGTTTCGCCCTTATGCAAATCGAAAGTAATGCCGTCTACGGCTTTTACGATTCCTTCGTCCGTATTAAAATAGGTTTTCAGGTCTTTTACCTGTAAAATAACTTCGCCTTTTATCTGTGTCTTTTCCATTCACACTGCCTCAAACCTTGTTTTTGCTTTGCGGATCGAAAGAGTCGCGTAAGCCGTCGCCTAAAAAATTCATCGCGAATAAAAAGACGGTCATCGCGATTGCCGGAACCAAAAGCAGCCACGGGTACAATTCCATTCCCTTTACGCCGTCCGATACCAAAGATCCCCACGACGCAAGCGGCGCCGAAACTCCCAAGCCCAAAAAAGACAAAAAGCTTTCGCTCATAATAAACGAGGGCATGGAAAGCGTCGAATAGACGATGATGATGCCCAGCGTGTTCGGCAGCAAGTGTTTAAAAATAATCCGGCCCGAACTTGCTCCCATCGAGCGGGCAGCTTCGACGAATTCCGAATTTTTTAAACTGATAATTTGTCCGCGAACAACACGCGCGATCGTCAACCACGAAATAAGCGCTATGGCGATAAACAAAATAAAAATATTGCGCCCCAAAATCGCCATCATGATGATGACGATAAGCATGTACGGCAAGCCGTACATAATGTCTACAAAGCGCATCAGCGCGCTGTCTATCCAACCGCCGGCATAGCCCGCGACCGCTCCGAGTGTAACGCCGATAAACAGGGCGGTTACCGTTCCCAAAAGTCCTATCGCGATCGAAATGCGTCCTCCGTAAATAGTGCGCGAAAGTACGTCGCGTCCAAGGCTGTCGGTTCCGAGCAGGTAATGCCTTTTGTGCATAGGGTTGGTCTGTATGTCGCGTTCGAGTGCTTCGAATTCCGCGCGTTCCTGTTCGGTATATTCCGAACGTTTTTCTTTTGCCATAAGTTTTGCCGTATATGCGCGCTTTTGCGAAAGCAGCACTTCTCCTGCGGGTTTAAAAGACGGCGGCAGATAAATATGCGCAAGGTATTGTTCTTCATACGGGTAGACGGGTAAAAGCGGCGCAAAAAGCGCCATCAAAATATAAAAGCCGACTGTATACAATCCGATCAGTGCCATTTTATTTTTTCGCAGCCGTTTCCATGCGTCGTCCCACAGAGAAACGGGTTTCATAACCTGATTAAATTCATTTACGGCCTGTTCCGCATTTTTTTTGCGTGCTTTAAATAACACCGTAAACCTCCTGCTATTTATATGAAATACGCGGATCGAGCAATCCGTATATAATATCAACGACTAAATTCATCACGACCAAAATGAGTGAATATACGATAACCGTTCCCATAATAAGGGTGTAGTCGCGGTTTAAAGCCGACTTTACGAAAAAATTACCCAAGCCGGGGACGAGAAAGATTTGTTCCACGACTACCGAACCGGTAACGATGCCGGCAAAAGCCGGTCCCAAATAGCTGACAATCGGAAGCATCGCTCCCTTTAATACGTGTTTGCATATGACGACCGATTGTTTTAAGCCCTTTGCCCGCGCCGTGCGGATGTAGTCCGAGCGCAGTACTTCCAAAATGCTTGCGCGGCTTAAGCGGGCTATGTAGGCAAAATACGGAAAAGACAGCGTAATTGCGGGCATTATCAGGGTTTTTAACCCCGCGCGGCCGGTTATCCACCCGGAAGTAGGCAGCCATTTTAAAATCATCGCAAAAACGAGCATAAGTACCGGTCCCACGACGAACAGCGGTATCGATATACCGATAACGGCCGCAGACATTGCGGCATAATCAATCCGCGTATTCCGATTTAAAGCCGATATAATTCCTACGGTTACCCCTAAAATCAGAGCGACACAAAGCGAAACAATACCGAGAATCAGAGAATTCGGCAAACTGGTAAAAATGAGTTCGTTAACGGTGTAATCCTTGTTTTTAAAAGACGGTCCCAAATCTCCGCGTAAAACATCGCCCATATAGCGCAAATACTGTTTAAAGAGCGGTTCGTCCATGTGGTATTTTTTTAGGAGGTTTTGCATTACTTCGGGCGGAACCTTTTTTTCGCGCGAAAAAGGACCTCCCGGAGCCAACCGTATTAAAAAGAAACTGAGCGTTACAATTAAAAACATCGTCGGAATCAAACCTAAAATCCGGCGGAATATGAATTTTCCCATTTTTTCCTCATTTGTTGTGTTTTCAGTTCGAATAAGCCTCCTCTTGCGGAAGCGGTTTATTCAAACCGGAGCCGATCTTGCAAAAACACATTGTGTTAAAAAAGAGCGGGCGGGGCAGTGCTGCCTGCTCCCTTATTTTAAGTGCGATGTTGTACGCACAGCTTGCAGCTCGAAACCGAAGTTTCAACCCGACCCCGCCCGCATTTACGGCTCAAAGCTGTCCGAAATCAATTGTTTCAGACAGCCCGAACACAACTTATTTTTTCTTCAACCCGACCCAGGGGTGGATATCCATGGTATTTACATACCAGCCGTCCCACTTAGTAAGGTCGATCATATTCGGCGAAACATAGTAATAGAAAGGAATAACGGCTTGATCGCGGGTAATTACCATTTCTTCGGCCTCATTTAAAACCGCCATGCGATCGGAACCTGCGGGCATTTTGGAAGCCTTGTCGAGTAAAGCATCGTATTCTTTGTTATTGTAGCGGCCATCGTTGTTTCCTCCGGTCGATAAAAACAGTTCCAAAAAGTTCGACGGATCCTGATAGTCGGCACTCCAACCTGCGCGGCCGATTTCAAAATCGTTTGCCTGCCGCTTATCGATAAAAGTTGCCCATTCCAGGTTTGCAAGCTCAATATTGATACCCAAGTTGGTTTTCCACTGCTGTTGCATAAATTCGGCGATCTTCTTGTGGCCTTCGTTCGTATTGTAAATAACGGTCATCTTCGGGAAGCCTTTTCCGTTGGGATAGCCGGCCTGTGCAAGCAATTTTTTAGCTTCGGCAACATTAAAATCGTTCCCTTTTGCAACCGTGTAACCTTCCATCGGAGGTACAAGAGCCGTTGTGGGAATCTGCCCTGCGCGGGTTACTTTTTCAACCAATTCTTTTCGGTCAAAAGACATGCTTAAAGCTTTGCGTACGCGCACATCACTCAACACCTTATTGTTGATGTTCAAATAGTAGTAATAGGTCGTGGTCATGGGTGCCGGATGATAGTCGTCACGCAATTTGATTTCATCGAGCATTTCGATGGAAATATTGGTTGCCCAATCGATTTCACCGCTTTTGAATTTTTGATAAGCGGTAGTGTCGTTTTCAATCGGCAGTGCCGTAATGCGCGAAATATGTACGTTATCTTTATTCCAGTATTTTTTATTCGGAACGAGGGTAATCTTATCCTGCGGAATCCATTTTTCAAGCACGAAAGGACCGTTGCCTACGAATTTACCGGGTTTAATCCAATCGGCGCCGTTTTTTTGAATGGCGTGCATGGGAAGCGGAGAGAACGAATAGTGAGCCATCATGTCAACCGCATAGGGAACCGGACCCACCAAGGTTACTTCAAAAGTTTTTTCATCAACGGCACGGATTCCGACCGCTTCTTTACCGGCGGTTCCGGCATTGTATTCGGCGGCACCCTTGATAACCATTGCGGGCATATATGCATAGGTCGCCGCGGTTTCGGGAGATAAATAGTAAAGCCATGAATCCACAAAGGTTTGAGCGGTAATTTTGGTACCGTCGCTCCACGTGCAGTCGCGGAGTTTAAAGGTAACAACGTCTTGCGTGTCATTGCGGCTCCAGCTTTCCGCCACACCGGGAACGGGGCGGCTTGTTTTGGGGTCGTAGCATACCAGACCTTCAAACAGCGCCATGTACAGACGATGTTCGGGAACGCCTTCGATTTTGGACGGATCCAAAGACTGGGGTTCGGTACCGTTATTAAAAATAAATTCGGCACCCTTGGCACCGCCGCCGCCTGCACAGCTTGCCGATGCCAAAGTCAGCATAAGCGTGCACAACAGCGCAATAGCGGTGTAAACACTTTTCTTCATAAGTATCCTCCTGAAAAAAACAGTGCCGTTATTTTACCCTACATTTGTTTCTATTTCAAGTAATACGGTAAAATTTAACCGAAAATATTGTAAAAAAAATATCCGCGGTGCATATTGTAATGTCTTTTATTCTCGGCTATACTCATGCTGCGGAGTTTGATTGAAGCGGGCAGACCGTTTTAATTGCACGCTTCAATGCCGAGTTTGCGTCGCAAACTTGTATATTTTTTTATGGGAGTATGTATGGCTGTATCAAAAAGAACATTGGGCGGAATCGTACTGCAGCTTGCGCTTTCGCTTTTTTTAATCGTATCCGGAATCGTAACCCTCCAGCTCGACGGAGGATTTTTCGGCAAAATACAAGCCGGCGTTAACGGTAACGAACTTGCTTCGGCCGTATACGGATTTTTAAAGGGAGATCCTGCGACTATTGTCATAATCGCCTTGGGAATCTGCGAACTGATTGCGGGTATATTTTTGCTTGCGAACTTTTTTGTCGATACCGGAAGAATCACGAATACCTTTGTATTTATCATCATCGTTATGTGGCTTTTGGTTATCGCCCTTGTAGACGTAATGGGACGCGGCGGTCTTTTGCACGGGGCTTTGGCTTCCGTCGGCGCCTTTTTAACGTTCCTGAAAAGCCTTTCGGCGCACTTGCTTGTGTTGGGCGCCCTGTTTACCGTGTGGAAACGCTGAGGCGTTTTCCGTAATTTTAAAATCGGCGGGCTGTCGTAAAAACGATCGGCTTTTGCGGCAGCCGGTTTTTCGGTCCATTAGCTCAGCAGGATAGAGCGGCTGCCTCCTAAGCAGCAGGTCGCACGTTCGACTCGTGTATGGGCCATAAATTGCTTGACAGATTCGTTGTTTGTGCGTTACTTTAAAGTTATGTTTGACGACGATTTTGACGATGACGAAGATTCTTTCGAAGAAGATTTTTACGCCGATATTCCCGACGAAGCCTTTTATTACGAAGAGTCGGCCCATAAATACGGCTTTAAGCTCGGCTACAAAGAAGCTTCCGAAGGCATAGATTCCGAAAGTACGGTTGAAAATTTCAATTATCCCGAAGATGCCGACCCCGACGTTGTGGAAGTTTTTAAAGAAGCGTATTTTGAAGGAGTCGAAAAATTCAACAACGAATTCGATGAAGAAGACGAAGAGGACGAATGGAACTGACCGGTTTTCCCGGGCGATTGTTTTCAGCCGAAATTATAGTAACAGCCCCGGTGCGTAAAGCCCGCAAAACCGTCCGCCTCGGCGTTGAATTGTTCCATATTGTCGCCGTAATGGCACAGGAACATGTTCTTTTTTATGTCTTCCGGCAGCGTTTTTAATTCGCCGTAATACGCGTGGATTCCGCCGGGAAAAAACTGACAATCGTGGAATATCCATTCGATCGACGGGTAACGCTTCAGCATCATGTTGAGCAGTTCAATATCGAAAAGCGTGTCGCCGGGGAACAAAATGCGCTCGTCGACTAAAATCCCGCACGAATAAAAGGCCGTGCGCCAGCTTCCCGTATTGTCGGGAATGTGCTTTGTGCGGTAAATTTTTAAGTCTATGCTTC is a window encoding:
- a CDS encoding ABC transporter ATP-binding protein gives rise to the protein MEKTQIKGEVILQVKDLKTYFNTDEGIVKAVDGITFDLHKGETMGIVGESGSGKSVTNLSIMNLIPDPPGKIVGGEVFFHGEDLLKLNEKQIQKIRGNKISMIFQDPMTSLNPFLRISTQMTETIVLHQGLNKKEAKLKAIEMLKLAGIPAPEKRIDNYPHQFSGGMRQRVMIAMGLSCNPEILIADEPTSALDVTIQAQILELMQDLSKRLGTAVIMITHSLGVVAGMCNTICVMYAGRIVERGNTEDIFKNPKHPYTCGLIQSVPRLDKENTERLYSIPGQPPNVIDLPPCCPFFPRCSKAMDICKKKYPPLKDFGGGHCASCWLYADKKAE
- a CDS encoding ABC transporter permease, coding for MKPVSLWDDAWKRLRKNKMALIGLYTVGFYILMALFAPLLPVYPYEEQYLAHIYLPPSFKPAGEVLLSQKRAYTAKLMAKEKRSEYTEQERAEFEALERDIQTNPMHKRHYLLGTDSLGRDVLSRTIYGGRISIAIGLLGTVTALFIGVTLGAVAGYAGGWIDSALMRFVDIMYGLPYMLIVIIMMAILGRNIFILFIAIALISWLTIARVVRGQIISLKNSEFVEAARSMGASSGRIIFKHLLPNTLGIIIVYSTLSMPSFIMSESFLSFLGLGVSAPLASWGSLVSDGVKGMELYPWLLLVPAIAMTVFLFAMNFLGDGLRDSFDPQSKNKV
- the oppB gene encoding oligopeptide ABC transporter permease OppB — protein: MGKFIFRRILGLIPTMFLIVTLSFFLIRLAPGGPFSREKKVPPEVMQNLLKKYHMDEPLFKQYLRYMGDVLRGDLGPSFKNKDYTVNELIFTSLPNSLILGIVSLCVALILGVTVGIISALNRNTRIDYAAMSAAVIGISIPLFVVGPVLMLVFAMILKWLPTSGWITGRAGLKTLIMPAITLSFPYFAYIARLSRASILEVLRSDYIRTARAKGLKQSVVICKHVLKGAMLPIVSYLGPAFAGIVTGSVVVEQIFLVPGLGNFFVKSALNRDYTLIMGTVIVYSLILVVMNLVVDIIYGLLDPRISYK
- a CDS encoding peptide ABC transporter substrate-binding protein is translated as MKKSVYTAIALLCTLMLTLASASCAGGGGAKGAEFIFNNGTEPQSLDPSKIEGVPEHRLYMALFEGLVCYDPKTSRPVPGVAESWSRNDTQDVVTFKLRDCTWSDGTKITAQTFVDSWLYYLSPETAATYAYMPAMVIKGAAEYNAGTAGKEAVGIRAVDEKTFEVTLVGPVPYAVDMMAHYSFSPLPMHAIQKNGADWIKPGKFVGNGPFVLEKWIPQDKITLVPNKKYWNKDNVHISRITALPIENDTTAYQKFKSGEIDWATNISIEMLDEIKLRDDYHPAPMTTTYYYYLNINNKVLSDVRVRKALSMSFDRKELVEKVTRAGQIPTTALVPPMEGYTVAKGNDFNVAEAKKLLAQAGYPNGKGFPKMTVIYNTNEGHKKIAEFMQQQWKTNLGINIELANLEWATFIDKRQANDFEIGRAGWSADYQDPSNFLELFLSTGGNNDGRYNNKEYDALLDKASKMPAGSDRMAVLNEAEEMVITRDQAVIPFYYYVSPNMIDLTKWDGWYVNTMDIHPWVGLKKK